A single region of the Arthrobacter sp. zg-Y820 genome encodes:
- a CDS encoding electron transfer flavoprotein subunit beta/FixA family protein gives MKIVVLMKEVPDTWGDRTLDLETGLLNRAGSDLVLDEITERALEVALTHRDSNPGTEVVLLAVGPATVPNSLRKGLAMGADRAVHVHDDALLGADLTLTAETLAAAIRHIGFDLVVAGNLSTDGGGGVLPSMLAELLGVAGISSLSTVEITDSTVAGRRNIESGAFEVSAALPAVISITEALPDARFSNFKGIMAAKKKPFETLSLADLGITVDENAGRSIIIAVAQRPARTAGIRIEDDGDAGQQIADFLIQNQLIKGRS, from the coding sequence ATGAAAATTGTTGTACTAATGAAAGAGGTTCCGGATACTTGGGGCGATCGTACCCTGGATCTGGAAACCGGCCTGCTGAATCGGGCCGGCAGTGATCTCGTGCTCGACGAGATCACCGAGCGGGCCCTCGAGGTTGCGCTGACGCACCGCGACAGCAACCCGGGAACCGAGGTTGTCCTGCTTGCAGTGGGCCCCGCGACGGTGCCCAACAGCTTGCGCAAGGGCCTGGCCATGGGCGCGGACCGCGCCGTGCATGTTCACGACGACGCCCTGCTGGGCGCAGACCTGACATTGACCGCCGAAACGCTCGCCGCCGCCATCCGGCACATCGGGTTTGACCTCGTCGTCGCGGGCAACCTCTCCACCGACGGGGGAGGCGGCGTCCTTCCCTCGATGCTCGCCGAACTGCTGGGCGTTGCCGGCATCAGCTCGCTGAGCACTGTCGAGATCACCGACTCGACCGTCGCCGGGCGCCGGAACATCGAGTCGGGCGCCTTCGAGGTCAGCGCTGCCCTTCCGGCAGTCATCTCGATCACCGAGGCCCTTCCCGATGCGCGCTTCTCAAACTTCAAGGGCATCATGGCCGCCAAGAAGAAGCCGTTCGAGACGCTTTCCCTGGCCGATTTGGGCATAACGGTCGACGAGAACGCCGGCCGGTCCATCATTATCGCGGTGGCGCAGCGCCCCGCGCGCACCGCCGGAATCCGCATTGAGGACGACGGCGACGCCGGTCAGCAGATCGCCGATTTCCTCATCCAGAACCAACTCATCAAAGGACGCTCATAA
- a CDS encoding MarR family transcriptional regulator, whose protein sequence is MTDGAEERQERDQVLRNLESLADSYQATTLPVLLDSLLTTDLTIQQLKVLAVLATTENGTTGRGLADSFGVSLASMSGLVDRLVTQGAAARSQDEQDGRVRRVHATPLGRALVRRLVANRPELSSEILRRLSLEDLRALEQGLQAVHAETVRRPPAGRMR, encoded by the coding sequence ATGACCGATGGAGCCGAAGAGCGGCAGGAACGCGACCAAGTATTACGAAACCTCGAGTCGCTGGCCGATTCGTATCAGGCGACCACGCTGCCGGTTCTCCTCGATTCACTCCTGACAACTGATCTCACCATCCAGCAGCTGAAGGTGCTGGCCGTCCTGGCCACCACGGAGAACGGAACGACAGGCCGCGGACTGGCGGACTCATTCGGTGTTTCACTGGCCTCGATGTCGGGCCTTGTGGACCGGCTCGTCACGCAGGGTGCGGCTGCACGGTCCCAGGATGAACAGGACGGCCGAGTGCGCCGGGTCCATGCCACACCGCTGGGCAGGGCCCTCGTCAGGCGCCTCGTGGCGAACCGGCCCGAACTCAGTTCCGAGATCCTCAGACGGCTGTCGCTGGAAGACCTGCGGGCCTTGGAACAGGGGCTGCAGGCTGTCCATGCCGAGACCGTGCGGAGGCCTCCCGCAGGGCGAATGCGGTAA
- a CDS encoding NAD(P)/FAD-dependent oxidoreductase: protein MSNRSATATSGGHARHDGQILDALDVDSLRAKYKQERDRRIRPDGATQYQPATGTFGYYATDPYTERTEREPLTDSVEVLVVGGGFGGLLTGARLRQAGVEDIRMMDEAGDFGGTWYWNRYPGIRCDIESYLYLPLLEEVGTMPSERYAPGEEIRRHAVAIAKKFDLYRDAVFHTRVSSLTWDEEALEWIVQTDRGDTMRARQVITSSGTLTQPKLPGIPGIDSFKGHTFHTSRWDYGYTGGNQFGGLSKLADKKVAVIGTGATGIQVIPMVARDAEQLFVFQRTPSSVDVRDNRPTDPEWAASLKPGWQQERMDNFLSVISGEPVEEDLVGDGWTSTAQLQRKMISGSVDTTVSAEERERIDELVDFAKMNEIRARIGAVVSDPATAEVLQPWYRYMCKRPTFSDFYLEAFNRPDVTLVDTADFGGITRMTETSIVVGDVEYEVDCVIFATGFEVGVSGVTSGAMPVTGRGGRTLLEAWSRGPRTLHGFYTNGFPNLFHLGPMQNANSVNFVHILLEQANHIAAVIAKGRETGADYIEPTAEAEDAWCRTIQETSNDNKQFQAECTPGYYNREGNPPPVSFSFGPGPVVFHRLLKKWREEEILDVLAVKESQRA, encoded by the coding sequence ATGAGCAACCGCAGTGCAACCGCCACCTCCGGCGGACACGCCCGCCACGACGGTCAAATCCTTGATGCGCTCGATGTTGATTCGCTGAGGGCAAAGTACAAGCAGGAACGGGACCGGCGGATCCGGCCCGACGGCGCCACGCAGTACCAGCCGGCCACGGGAACCTTCGGCTACTACGCCACTGATCCGTACACCGAGCGAACTGAGCGCGAGCCGCTCACCGACTCCGTCGAGGTCCTGGTGGTCGGGGGCGGATTCGGCGGCTTGCTCACCGGTGCCCGCCTGCGCCAGGCCGGCGTCGAGGACATCCGCATGATGGATGAGGCCGGCGACTTCGGCGGCACCTGGTACTGGAACCGCTACCCCGGCATCCGCTGCGACATTGAGTCCTATCTGTACCTGCCGCTGCTTGAAGAAGTAGGCACGATGCCCAGCGAGCGGTACGCCCCGGGCGAGGAGATCCGCCGGCATGCCGTGGCCATCGCCAAGAAATTCGATTTGTACCGCGACGCCGTCTTCCACACCCGGGTCAGCAGCCTGACCTGGGACGAAGAGGCCCTGGAGTGGATCGTGCAGACCGACCGCGGCGACACGATGCGCGCCCGCCAGGTCATTACCTCCTCCGGAACCCTGACGCAGCCCAAGCTTCCGGGCATCCCCGGCATTGATTCCTTCAAGGGCCACACCTTCCACACCAGCCGATGGGACTACGGCTACACCGGCGGGAACCAGTTCGGCGGGCTGTCAAAGCTGGCCGACAAGAAGGTTGCCGTGATTGGCACCGGAGCCACGGGCATTCAGGTGATTCCCATGGTGGCGCGCGACGCCGAGCAGCTCTTCGTTTTCCAGCGCACCCCCTCCTCGGTGGATGTCCGGGACAACCGCCCCACCGATCCGGAGTGGGCAGCGTCCCTGAAGCCCGGCTGGCAGCAGGAGCGGATGGACAACTTCCTCTCCGTTATCTCGGGCGAGCCGGTGGAAGAAGATCTTGTCGGCGACGGCTGGACTTCCACGGCGCAGCTCCAGCGCAAGATGATCAGCGGTTCCGTTGACACGACCGTTTCGGCAGAGGAACGGGAACGGATCGACGAACTGGTCGACTTCGCCAAGATGAACGAGATCCGTGCGCGGATCGGCGCTGTGGTGTCCGATCCCGCCACCGCCGAAGTGCTTCAGCCCTGGTACCGCTACATGTGCAAGCGGCCCACCTTCAGCGACTTCTACCTGGAGGCGTTCAACCGCCCCGACGTTACGCTGGTCGACACAGCGGACTTTGGCGGCATTACGCGCATGACGGAGACCTCCATCGTGGTGGGCGACGTCGAATACGAAGTGGACTGCGTCATTTTCGCCACCGGGTTTGAGGTCGGCGTCTCGGGCGTGACCTCCGGTGCCATGCCCGTCACCGGCCGCGGCGGGCGCACGCTGCTCGAGGCCTGGAGTCGGGGGCCGAGGACGCTTCACGGCTTCTATACCAATGGCTTCCCCAACCTCTTCCACCTGGGCCCGATGCAGAACGCCAACTCCGTCAACTTTGTGCATATCCTGCTCGAACAGGCCAACCACATTGCCGCCGTCATCGCCAAGGGACGCGAGACCGGAGCCGACTACATTGAGCCGACGGCGGAAGCCGAAGATGCGTGGTGCCGGACCATCCAGGAAACATCGAACGACAACAAGCAGTTCCAGGCCGAATGCACACCGGGCTACTACAACCGTGAAGGCAATCCGCCGCCCGTGAGCTTCTCCTTCGGGCCGGGGCCGGTTGTCTTCCACCGCCTGCTCAAGAAGTGGCGTGAAGAGGAAATCCTTGACGTCCTGGCCGTCAAGGAGAGCCAGCGCGCTTAG
- a CDS encoding electron transfer flavoprotein subunit alpha/FixB family protein has product MTAYPANSVLVLVDVSPAGQLRSSAAEVIGAASTVGTPVALAVAAPGNADRLSAELAALGAGYVMISESAELDTAVVSPLVDALSAAAAAVSPEAVLVSNSIQGRDAAARFAARSGSSLAADAVGVSRDEEGVVAHHSVYGGAYSVDSAAAAGTLVITLRQGSSSVRAAAQDAETELLAVAASGAPDALINSYEETIVASSRPELRGAEVVVSGGRGVGSGENFALVESLADALGGAVGASRAAVDAGYVAQTLQVGQTGVTVAPQLYIALGISGAIQHRAGMQTAKTIIAINKDADAPIFEIADFGVVGDLFTVVPQLVKAIESKRG; this is encoded by the coding sequence ATGACCGCCTACCCTGCGAACTCAGTTCTCGTGCTCGTCGATGTCTCACCGGCCGGCCAGCTCCGCTCCAGCGCAGCAGAGGTCATTGGCGCGGCCTCAACCGTGGGCACGCCCGTAGCACTCGCCGTCGCGGCGCCAGGCAACGCGGACCGGCTCAGCGCTGAGCTGGCGGCACTCGGCGCGGGTTACGTGATGATCAGTGAATCAGCCGAGCTCGACACGGCCGTGGTCTCGCCGCTGGTCGATGCACTCAGCGCGGCCGCTGCGGCCGTCTCGCCCGAGGCCGTGCTGGTCTCGAACTCCATCCAGGGCCGGGATGCCGCTGCACGCTTTGCGGCACGCTCCGGCTCGTCCCTGGCCGCGGATGCCGTCGGTGTTTCCCGTGATGAGGAGGGAGTAGTCGCCCACCACAGCGTTTACGGCGGCGCCTATTCCGTCGACTCCGCCGCTGCTGCCGGAACTCTCGTGATCACGCTCCGCCAGGGGTCGTCGAGCGTGCGGGCCGCCGCGCAGGACGCCGAAACAGAGCTGCTGGCTGTGGCTGCGTCCGGAGCACCCGACGCCCTCATCAACAGTTACGAAGAGACAATCGTTGCCTCCTCGCGCCCCGAACTGCGCGGCGCCGAGGTGGTCGTCTCCGGCGGCCGCGGCGTGGGATCCGGTGAGAACTTCGCCCTCGTTGAGAGTCTTGCCGATGCGCTTGGCGGAGCCGTCGGAGCATCGCGGGCAGCGGTGGACGCCGGGTACGTGGCGCAAACCCTCCAGGTCGGCCAGACCGGAGTGACGGTTGCCCCGCAGCTCTACATCGCGCTCGGCATCTCCGGTGCCATCCAGCACCGCGCGGGAATGCAGACCGCCAAGACGATCATCGCCATCAACAAGGACGCCGATGCTCCGATTTTCGAAATCGCCGACTTCGGCGTGGTGGGCGACCTGTTCACGGTAGTACCCCAGCTGGTCAAAGCAATCGAATCGAAGCGGGGATAG
- a CDS encoding enoyl-CoA hydratase family protein — MAITSKMHHDGVRAVTMDYPPVNALPVEGWFAISEALDEAGKDPDTRVVVLRAEGRGFNAGVDIKQMQATDGFSAILGANRGCYLAFKSIYECPVPVIAAVNGFCLGGGVGLAGSADIIVAGEDAYFGVPEVDRGALGAATHLSRLVPAHLLRTLYYTSRTITAQRLAELGSVAEVVPADRLDAAAFALADEIAAKDTRVVRAAKEALNGIDPVDVVKNYRWEQGFTFELNLGGVADDLRDDFVATGHSPAK, encoded by the coding sequence ATGGCAATTACATCGAAGATGCACCACGACGGCGTGCGTGCGGTAACCATGGACTATCCCCCGGTCAATGCCCTGCCCGTGGAAGGCTGGTTCGCGATCAGCGAGGCCCTCGACGAAGCAGGCAAGGACCCGGACACCCGCGTTGTGGTCCTGCGGGCAGAAGGCCGGGGCTTCAACGCCGGCGTCGACATCAAGCAAATGCAGGCCACCGATGGCTTCAGCGCCATTCTGGGCGCGAACCGCGGCTGCTACCTCGCCTTCAAGTCGATCTACGAGTGCCCGGTGCCGGTCATCGCGGCCGTGAACGGTTTCTGCCTCGGCGGCGGAGTGGGGCTCGCCGGGAGTGCCGACATCATCGTTGCCGGAGAGGACGCGTACTTCGGTGTCCCCGAGGTGGACCGCGGCGCCCTCGGGGCCGCAACCCACCTCTCCCGCCTCGTGCCGGCGCATCTGCTGCGCACCCTGTACTACACCAGCCGGACCATCACTGCGCAGCGGCTGGCCGAACTGGGCAGCGTGGCCGAGGTGGTCCCGGCCGACCGGCTCGACGCCGCAGCGTTTGCCCTTGCTGACGAAATCGCCGCCAAGGACACCCGCGTGGTGCGGGCGGCGAAGGAAGCGCTGAACGGCATTGATCCCGTCGATGTCGTGAAGAACTACCGCTGGGAACAGGGTTTCACCTTCGAGCTCAATCTGGGCGGCGTCGCCGACGACCTGCGCGACGACTTCGTCGCCACCGGCCACTCCCCCGCGAAATGA
- a CDS encoding cytochrome b/b6 domain-containing protein: MPRPAAGGSGTPSASPAGAPSGSASGSASASGARTQAPAAGAASAAAAANPAGKTTAKPAAKAGAPSSGRSRLARGGLATAALLALFAIAVLVARWLVTQDSVQGFIAQYPGESHLPHDAPVGLPGWLGWQHFFNAFFMVLIIRSGWQVRTQRKPPASWTPRWGKNPKKISITLWLHQSLDLLWLVNGGIFVVLLAVTGQWMRVVPTSWDVFPNALSAALQYLSLDWPTENGWVNYNSLQVLAYFVTIFIAAPLAAASGFRMSDLWPSKAKRLSTLYPIEVARAIHLPVMFYFVGFIIVHVALVLSTGALRNLNHMYGGQDAVNWFGFWVFFASLLVMVGAWFAARPLILAPIASLFGKVGR, translated from the coding sequence ATGCCGCGCCCGGCCGCCGGAGGCAGCGGGACGCCGTCGGCTTCTCCTGCCGGTGCCCCGTCAGGTTCAGCTTCGGGTTCTGCTTCAGCGTCCGGTGCTCGGACCCAGGCTCCGGCTGCAGGCGCTGCCTCCGCCGCCGCGGCAGCCAATCCGGCAGGGAAAACGACGGCAAAACCTGCAGCAAAGGCCGGCGCTCCCTCGTCCGGGCGCAGCAGGCTCGCGCGGGGCGGTCTCGCGACTGCTGCGCTGCTCGCCCTTTTCGCCATCGCCGTTTTGGTGGCCAGATGGCTCGTCACCCAGGACTCCGTGCAGGGCTTCATCGCCCAGTACCCGGGTGAAAGCCACCTCCCGCATGACGCCCCCGTCGGGCTGCCGGGCTGGCTTGGCTGGCAGCACTTCTTTAATGCCTTCTTCATGGTCCTGATTATTCGCTCGGGCTGGCAGGTCCGGACGCAGCGGAAGCCGCCGGCATCCTGGACGCCGCGCTGGGGCAAGAATCCGAAGAAGATCAGCATCACCCTGTGGCTGCACCAGTCTCTGGACCTTCTCTGGCTGGTCAACGGGGGAATCTTCGTGGTTCTGCTCGCTGTTACCGGGCAGTGGATGCGGGTGGTTCCCACGAGCTGGGACGTTTTCCCCAACGCCCTTTCGGCCGCCCTGCAGTACCTTTCGCTGGACTGGCCCACGGAGAATGGCTGGGTGAACTACAACAGCCTGCAGGTGCTTGCCTACTTCGTGACCATCTTCATCGCGGCGCCGCTCGCTGCCGCCAGCGGGTTCCGGATGTCGGACCTGTGGCCTTCGAAGGCCAAGCGGCTGAGCACCCTTTATCCGATCGAAGTGGCGCGGGCCATCCACCTCCCCGTGATGTTCTACTTTGTCGGATTCATCATTGTGCACGTCGCCCTGGTGCTATCAACCGGTGCGCTGCGCAATCTCAACCACATGTACGGCGGCCAGGATGCGGTGAATTGGTTCGGGTTCTGGGTCTTCTTCGCCTCGCTGCTCGTGATGGTTGGAGCGTGGTTTGCGGCCCGCCCGCTGATTCTGGCTCCCATCGCCTCGCTATTTGGCAAGGTCGGGCGCTAA
- a CDS encoding nitronate monooxygenase: MSTANRISTPLTELTGVDHPIVQTGMGWVAGPRLVSATAEAGALGILASATMTLAQLEQAIVAVKSRTDKPFGVNLRADAADAPARAELLIKYGVKVASFALAPKRELIDRLKENAIVVIPSVGAARHAEKVAAWGADAVMIQGGEGGGHTGAIPTTLLLPTVVDAVDIPVIAAGGFFDGRGLAAALAYGAVGIGMGTRFLLTSDSSVPEEIKQRYLTFGLDGTVVTTKADGMPHRLLRTEFVNGLEDTGRLRQLLPTLRRSLQFKELSGQSWLEMARDGLSMKRGTGRSWNQMMLAANTPMLLKAGLVDGDTSAGMLAAGQVVGVIDELPSCQELVDRIVDEAVLRLKAASGAVLVQG, from the coding sequence ATGAGCACCGCAAACCGCATCTCCACCCCCCTCACCGAACTCACCGGCGTCGACCATCCCATCGTGCAGACGGGGATGGGCTGGGTGGCCGGGCCCCGGCTGGTTTCCGCCACGGCGGAGGCGGGGGCCTTGGGCATTCTTGCCTCCGCCACGATGACGCTCGCCCAGCTGGAGCAGGCCATCGTTGCGGTCAAGAGCCGCACGGATAAGCCTTTCGGGGTCAACCTGCGCGCCGATGCGGCCGATGCCCCTGCGCGGGCCGAGCTGCTGATCAAGTACGGCGTCAAGGTTGCCTCCTTTGCGCTGGCACCGAAGCGCGAGCTCATCGACAGGCTCAAGGAGAACGCAATTGTCGTGATTCCTTCGGTTGGCGCAGCGCGGCATGCCGAAAAGGTGGCCGCCTGGGGTGCAGATGCCGTCATGATCCAGGGTGGGGAAGGCGGCGGGCACACCGGCGCCATCCCCACGACGCTGCTGCTGCCCACTGTCGTCGATGCCGTCGACATCCCCGTCATAGCGGCGGGAGGCTTCTTTGACGGCCGCGGTCTCGCTGCAGCCCTTGCCTACGGCGCCGTCGGCATCGGCATGGGAACCCGGTTCCTGCTCACCAGCGACAGTTCGGTGCCCGAGGAAATCAAACAGCGCTACCTCACCTTCGGCCTCGACGGAACGGTGGTCACCACCAAGGCCGACGGCATGCCGCACCGGCTGCTGCGCACCGAGTTCGTTAACGGGCTGGAGGACACCGGAAGGCTGCGGCAGCTGCTGCCCACCCTGCGCCGCTCCCTGCAGTTCAAGGAGCTCTCCGGGCAGTCCTGGCTGGAGATGGCACGGGACGGTTTGTCGATGAAGCGAGGCACGGGCCGGAGCTGGAATCAGATGATGCTGGCCGCCAATACGCCCATGCTCCTGAAGGCCGGGCTCGTTGACGGCGACACCTCCGCCGGCATGCTGGCTGCCGGGCAGGTGGTCGGGGTCATCGACGAATTGCCGTCGTGCCAGGAGCTGGTCGATCGCATCGTCGACGAGGCGGTCCTGCGGCTGAAGGCGGCCAGCGGAGCCGTTCTCGTCCAGGGCTAA
- a CDS encoding MaoC/PaaZ C-terminal domain-containing protein, protein MSTDLTGAGSTGTELTGAGAWAGRALGERTVGYTETDAILYALAVGAPAGDLDLVFEDRLRVLPSFGLTLAQWAPDVLAEQGAFDNRAVHGSQELAVLKPLPRSGEILLNARVGEVWDKGAAAVFNVIVECEYFVATWSLFAPGFGGFGGDRGPSKSAALTEEPLGGASVQTVANQAALYRLLGDRHHIHIDPQAAERIGQKRPILHGLASLASATLPLAELAGAHPADLVQLAGRFAGVVFPGDEITVRTWEGGRFDARVGDQPVITEGLAVFG, encoded by the coding sequence ATGAGCACGGACCTGACCGGGGCAGGATCCACCGGCACTGAGCTCACCGGGGCCGGCGCCTGGGCCGGGCGTGCGCTCGGCGAACGCACCGTCGGCTATACCGAAACCGACGCCATCCTCTATGCGCTGGCCGTCGGCGCCCCGGCCGGCGACCTTGATCTGGTCTTCGAGGACCGGCTGCGTGTTCTCCCCTCGTTCGGGCTGACCCTGGCGCAGTGGGCACCGGATGTGCTGGCCGAGCAGGGAGCCTTCGACAACCGAGCCGTGCACGGATCGCAGGAGCTGGCCGTCCTCAAGCCGCTGCCGCGGTCAGGGGAGATCCTGCTCAACGCACGGGTGGGTGAGGTGTGGGACAAGGGCGCCGCGGCAGTGTTCAACGTGATCGTTGAATGTGAGTACTTCGTGGCGACGTGGAGCCTGTTCGCCCCCGGTTTCGGCGGTTTTGGCGGGGACCGCGGTCCGTCCAAGTCCGCAGCCCTGACCGAGGAACCCCTCGGCGGCGCAAGCGTGCAGACGGTAGCCAATCAGGCGGCGCTGTACCGCTTGCTGGGCGACCGGCACCACATCCACATCGATCCGCAGGCTGCGGAGCGCATCGGCCAGAAGCGCCCGATCCTGCACGGCCTCGCCTCGCTGGCATCCGCCACACTGCCGCTGGCCGAGCTTGCCGGAGCCCATCCCGCAGACCTCGTCCAGCTTGCCGGCCGCTTTGCCGGCGTCGTGTTCCCCGGGGATGAGATCACCGTGCGCACCTGGGAGGGCGGCCGCTTCGACGCCCGGGTGGGGGATCAGCCGGTGATCACCGAGGGCCTGGCGGTCTTCGGATGA
- a CDS encoding SDR family oxidoreductase encodes MTGICEGRVAIVTGAGRGLGREHALELARQGAKVVVNDLGTTLNGVAEASGPAHEVVALIRAEGGEAVANGADVADFEQAAALVRQAIDTFGRLDVLVNNAGFVRDRMLVNTSEEEWDAVIRVHLKGHFAPLRHASEYWRNEAKAGRTHDARVINTSSGAGLQGSVGQASYSAAKAGIAGLTLVAAQELGRYGVTVNAIAPSARTRMTEGAFAEAMAIPESGFDAMNPANVSPIVAWLASGSSAAVTGRVIEIEGGRICIEEGWNHGPAEDAGQRWDAAAAGEAIEQLLVKAATPEPVYGV; translated from the coding sequence ATGACCGGCATCTGTGAAGGACGAGTCGCCATCGTGACCGGGGCGGGCCGCGGCCTAGGGCGCGAACACGCCCTTGAGCTGGCACGGCAGGGCGCGAAGGTCGTGGTCAACGACCTGGGAACCACCCTCAACGGCGTGGCGGAGGCCTCGGGCCCAGCGCACGAGGTCGTGGCGCTGATTCGCGCCGAGGGCGGCGAGGCGGTGGCGAACGGAGCTGACGTCGCCGACTTCGAGCAGGCGGCCGCGCTGGTCCGGCAGGCCATCGACACCTTCGGACGCCTGGACGTACTCGTGAACAATGCGGGCTTTGTCCGCGACCGCATGCTGGTGAACACCTCGGAAGAGGAGTGGGACGCCGTCATCCGGGTGCACCTCAAGGGACACTTTGCACCGTTGCGCCACGCCAGCGAATACTGGCGCAACGAGGCCAAAGCCGGCAGGACGCACGACGCCCGGGTCATCAACACCTCGTCCGGCGCCGGCCTGCAGGGCAGCGTTGGCCAGGCAAGCTACTCGGCCGCCAAGGCCGGAATCGCCGGGCTCACCCTCGTCGCAGCGCAGGAGCTGGGCCGCTACGGAGTAACGGTGAATGCCATAGCCCCCTCCGCCCGCACCCGGATGACCGAAGGCGCTTTTGCTGAGGCGATGGCCATTCCGGAAAGCGGCTTCGACGCCATGAACCCGGCAAATGTTTCTCCGATCGTCGCCTGGCTTGCCAGCGGATCCTCCGCCGCCGTCACCGGCCGCGTGATTGAAATCGAAGGCGGCCGCATCTGCATCGAGGAGGGCTGGAACCATGGTCCCGCCGAGGACGCGGGACAGCGCTGGGACGCTGCGGCCGCCGGAGAGGCGATCGAGCAGCTGCTCGTCAAAGCCGCCACTCCCGAGCCGGTCTACGGCGTATGA
- a CDS encoding CoA-transferase, with translation MTSKVLDAEAVIEQFTDGMTIGIGGWGSRRKPMSLVRALVRSGVRDLTIVSFGGPDVGILCATGQAKRVVYGFVTLDSIAIEPHFAAARQAGAVEAVELDESLLVSGLRAAGRRLPFEATRSGLGADALAGNPHIRTVTSPYDDGEVLVAMPAIPLDLALVHLNRADELGNAQCLGPDPYFDDLFARAAARTIVSAEAVVTTAELTRNAHPSTLLLNRTMVDHVVESPLGAHFTSCLPDYGRDEAFQREYAQSASSPDAWQTFRARYLDLDDAAYRANLAGVR, from the coding sequence ATGACCAGCAAGGTCCTCGATGCCGAGGCGGTCATCGAGCAGTTCACCGACGGGATGACCATTGGCATCGGCGGCTGGGGCTCGCGGCGCAAGCCCATGTCCCTGGTGCGCGCCCTCGTCCGCTCGGGAGTCCGCGACCTGACAATCGTCAGTTTCGGCGGGCCCGACGTCGGAATCCTGTGCGCCACCGGACAGGCCAAGCGCGTGGTTTACGGTTTCGTCACGCTTGACTCGATTGCCATCGAACCGCACTTTGCCGCGGCTCGGCAGGCCGGCGCCGTCGAAGCCGTTGAGCTCGACGAATCCCTGCTCGTGTCGGGGCTCCGCGCCGCCGGGCGGCGGCTCCCCTTCGAGGCGACCCGTTCCGGCCTCGGCGCGGACGCCCTGGCGGGAAACCCGCACATCCGCACGGTCACCTCGCCCTATGACGACGGCGAAGTGCTGGTGGCCATGCCGGCCATTCCCCTCGATCTGGCCCTGGTGCACCTCAACCGCGCCGATGAACTCGGCAACGCCCAGTGCCTCGGGCCCGATCCGTACTTCGACGACCTGTTCGCCCGCGCCGCCGCGCGCACGATCGTCAGCGCGGAGGCGGTGGTGACCACTGCCGAACTCACCCGAAACGCGCACCCCTCCACTCTGCTGCTGAACCGCACCATGGTGGATCACGTGGTTGAGTCGCCGCTGGGCGCGCACTTCACGTCCTGCCTGCCCGACTACGGCCGTGACGAGGCTTTTCAGCGGGAGTACGCGCAGTCGGCGTCCTCCCCCGACGCCTGGCAAACGTTCCGCGCCCGCTACCTGGATCTGGACGACGCCGCCTACCGGGCGAACCTGGCCGGTGTGCGGTGA
- a CDS encoding CoA-transferase → MNAVTRAEVAVTACSDLFRGQADILASPAGVVPTIGVRLALLTHAPDLMISDGESTILGDVPAVDRPSTTPAGYLPYRELFELITTGRRHVVMGGAQIDRFGNQNLSAIGEHARPTRQLLGTRAAATNTVNHATSYWIPRHSRRNFVENVDYVTGIGTDRARAAGTAARFHRLHQVVTNLGVLDFSGPDSSMALVSLHPGVTLEEIQAATGFPLHSAGPVSTTRLPDERELHLIREVLDPRNRREQEVPS, encoded by the coding sequence GTGAACGCGGTTACGCGGGCCGAAGTTGCCGTCACCGCCTGCAGCGATCTGTTCCGCGGCCAGGCCGACATTCTGGCCAGCCCGGCAGGCGTGGTGCCCACCATCGGTGTGCGCCTCGCCCTGTTGACCCACGCTCCCGACCTCATGATCAGCGACGGCGAGTCGACAATCCTCGGCGATGTGCCGGCCGTCGACCGGCCAAGCACAACGCCGGCGGGTTACCTGCCGTACCGTGAGCTGTTCGAATTGATCACCACGGGTCGCCGCCACGTGGTGATGGGCGGGGCGCAGATCGACCGCTTTGGAAACCAGAATCTGTCCGCCATCGGCGAGCATGCCCGGCCGACCCGGCAGCTTCTGGGCACCCGGGCCGCAGCCACCAACACCGTGAACCACGCCACGAGCTACTGGATCCCCCGCCACAGCCGCCGCAACTTCGTCGAGAACGTGGACTATGTGACCGGCATCGGCACCGACCGCGCCCGTGCCGCCGGCACCGCCGCCCGGTTCCACCGGCTGCACCAAGTTGTCACGAACCTCGGCGTCCTGGATTTCAGCGGACCTGATTCCAGCATGGCGCTGGTGTCGCTGCACCCCGGGGTAACCCTCGAGGAGATCCAGGCCGCGACCGGATTCCCGCTGCACAGTGCGGGCCCCGTCAGCACCACCCGCCTTCCCGATGAGCGCGAACTGCATCTCATCCGGGAGGTTCTCGATCCCCGGAACCGCAGAGAACAAGAGGTCCCTTCATGA